One part of the Humulus lupulus chromosome 9, drHumLupu1.1, whole genome shotgun sequence genome encodes these proteins:
- the LOC133799582 gene encoding uncharacterized protein LOC133799582, translating into MDRRTFAILCHHLRTIGGLKGTKNMDVEEMVAMFLHIVSHDIKNRIMRRQFARSGETVSRQFNVVLNAVLRLHELLLKKPELILGSSTDERWKWFKNCLGALDGTYIKVNVSALDRPRYRTRKSEIATNVLGVVSQDMQFIYVLPGWEGSAANSRVLRDAISRTNGLKVPQVIYFSHM; encoded by the coding sequence ATGGATAGGAGAACATTTGCCATTTTGTGTCACCACCTTAGAACTATTGGGGGTTTGAAAGGAACCAAAAATATGGATGTTGAAGAAATGGTTGCTATGTTTTTACATATTGTATCTCATGACATTAAGAATAGAATTATGAGACGACAATTTGCACGTTCGGGTGAAACAGTTAGTAGACAATTTAATGTGGTTTTAAATGCTGTGTTGCGCCTTCATGAGTTATTGTTAAAAAAACCTGAACTAATTCTTGGTAGTTCAACTGATGAGAGATGGAAGTGGTTTAAGAATTGTTTGGGAGCGCTAGATGGTACATACATTAAAGTCAATGTGTCCGCCTTAGATAGGCCTAGGTACCGGACTAGAAAGAGCGAAATTGCTACTAATGTATTAGGTGTAGTCTCACAAGATATGCAATTTATTTATGTCTTACCTGGATGGGAAGGATCAGCTGCCAACTCTAGAGTGTTACGAGATGCCATATCTAGGACAAATGGGTTGAAAGTTCCACAAGTTATATATTTCTCCCATATGTAG